A genomic region of Torulaspora delbrueckii CBS 1146 chromosome 7, complete genome contains the following coding sequences:
- the TDEL0G05010 gene encoding uncharacterized protein, which translates to MASKLISKLIPALSIPSKESRRSSEASIVDDQELTGKDKDVFITYRDEESLSSSSTDDHVFKDPQIADHYKDLYESTDYECRHLFDPELTWTEEEEKKVVRKNDWYVTFWAFIMFIALDFDRYNISQALSANMLDHLHLTTEDYNLGNTINLVCFLASELPSQLISKKLGADIWIPTQLCLWSAVSMCQAAMTTRAGFLATRGLLGALQGGFICDVCLWMSYFFTSKELPFRLSLFYIANPMTSVWSSLLSFALLKIKTGGLMDQSFRWLFLIEGIFTFAVGVISFFKMPASAAQTKSWFRKEGWYTDREEKIVVNRVLRDDPNKGDMNNRQPVSLKELWMSLTDYDLLPIYIVRLFTDIGATPLKNYMTLTLRKLGFSTYKTNALTIPYDVFSTISMVAMGYFSEKINDRAFLCMSSSIWILACLIPLRYWPGSQVDVWGTYAILTALLSQPSIWALSISWCSANSNSVRSRAVSAALVNMFSQTANIIAANIYRDDDKPLYHRGNTQLIGIAFGAVGACLVAKLYYKYRNKQRDAVWNKMTLEEQEKYRLSTIDIGNKRLDFRFTH; encoded by the coding sequence ATGGCTTCGAAATTGATCTCTAAGCTTATACCAGCACTTTCTATCCCATCAAAAGAGAGTAGAAGATCATCAGAGGCTTCTATAGTTGATGATCAGGAACTAACAGGGAAGGACAAGGATGTCTTCATCACATACCGTGATGAGGAGTCTCtcagttcttcatctaCTGATGATCATGTTTTCAAGGATCCTCAAATTGCCGATCATTATAAAGACCTTTACGAATCTACCGACTACGAATGTCGTCATTTGTTTGATCCCGAATTAACATggacagaagaagaagagaagaaagttgtGAGGAAAAACGACTGGTACGTTACTTTTTGGGCTTTCATTATGTTCATTGCTTTGGATTTTGATAGATACAACATTTCTCAGGCGTTATCCGCTAACATGCTGGATCATTTACATTTAACCACGGAGGATTATAACTTAGGGAATACTATTAACTTAGTTTGCTTTTTAGCTTCTGAATTGCCATCTCAGTTGATATCAAAAAAGCTTGGGGCTGATATCTGGATTCCTACCCAATTATGTTTGTGGAGTGCGGTTTCAATGTGTCAGGCTGCAATGACTACTCGAGCTGGTTTCTTGGCTACGAGAGGATTATTGGGCGCGTTGCAAGGTGGCTTCATCTGTGATGTCTGTTTATGGATGAGTTATTTCTTTACGTCTAAAGAGCTTCCTTTCAGGCTTTCGCTTTTTTATATTGCCAATCCAATGACTTCCGTTTGGTCATCACTTTTATCCTTTGCACtattgaaaataaaaacTGGTGGGTTGATGGATCAATCTTTTAGGTGGTTATTCTTGattgaaggaatttttACTTTCGCCGTTGGCGTgatttccttcttcaagatgcCAGCATCTGCTGCCCAAACCAAATCTTGGTTTAGAAAGGAAGGTTGGTACACTGATAGGgaagagaaaattgttGTTAATAGAGTTTTAAGGGATGATCCGAACAAAGGCGACATGAATAATAGGCAGCCTGTCTCATTGAAAGAGCTGTGGATGAGTCTCACAGATTATGATTTATTGCCAATCTATATCGTGAGGTTGTTCACTGATATCGGAGCTACTCCACTGAAGAACTATATGACTTTGACGCTTAGAAAACTGGGATTTTCCACTTACAAGACCAATGCCCTCACAATACCTTACGATGTCTTCAGTACGATATCGATGGTAGCAATGGGATATTTTTCTGAGAAAATCAATGATCGTGCATTTTTATGCATGAGCTCAtcaatttggattcttGCTTGCTTAATTCCTTTAAGATATTGGCCAGGCTCCCAAGTTGATGTTTGGGGAACTTACGCGATTCTGACGGCACTCCTTTCCCAACCTTCTATATGGGCTTTAAGCATCAGTTGGTGCTCGGCAAATTCAAACTCTGTTCGTTCGCGTGCTGTGTCAGCAGCTTTGGTTAACATGTTCTCACAGACAGCAAATATCATTGCCGCCAATATATACCGCGACGACGACAAGCCGCTATATCATCGCGGTAACACTCAGTTGATAGGCATAGCTTTTGGCGCTGTAGGTGCATGTCTAGTTGCCAAGCTTTATTATAAATACAGAAACAAACAGAGAGACGCTGTTTGGAACAAAATGACACTAGAGGAGCAAGAAAAGTACAGATTGAGCACAATTGATATCGGCAATAAAAGACTAGATTTCAGGTTCACTCACTAG